Proteins encoded within one genomic window of Drosophila willistoni isolate 14030-0811.24 chromosome XL unlocalized genomic scaffold, UCI_dwil_1.1 Seg141, whole genome shotgun sequence:
- the LOC6641320 gene encoding probable glycoprotein hormone G-protein coupled receptor isoform X3, whose protein sequence is MGVASMSRRMLTLPLAVALIVVVLSNQVDAYSKYGRGCGDIGCLPTEECVISSDSCSYNQRDGKDCGSFPTCKRKTGSSSASSNHASPSVNPSGSVLNPGYPMHGLQPVNPYNPPFVFGQLPFNGGSPSGTGGPPNGGGGGLVGGGGGFNGMPSSTLGILGGGGGGLAPYGSNYQGYANSHHQNANMYNKPPPQYQNQNQQNPYNRQTQAHPSAAASLISSSYTLGLLVLQLLLLLLRT, encoded by the exons atgggcgtggcctCAATGAGTAGAAGGATGTTGACATTGCCCTTGGCTGTGGCATTGATTGTTGTTGTCCTAAGCAATCAAGTGGATGCCTATTCGa AATATGGACGTGGTTGCGGTGACATTGGCTGTCTGCCCACCGAGGAGTGCGTCATCAGTAGCGATTCGTGCAGTTACAACCAACGCGATGGCAAGGATTGTGGCAGCTTTCCAACCTGTAAACGCAAAACGGGCTCCTCCTCAGCCAGCTCTAACCATGCTTCACCGTCGGTTAATCCGTCag GTAGCGTCCTCAATCCGGGCTATCCCATGCATGGCCTACAGCCGGTGAATCCGTACAATCCACCCTTCGTTTTTGGCCAGCTACCGTTCAATGGCGGCAGTCCATCCGGTACTGGTGGACCGCCCAatggtggtggcggcggtctcgtcggcggcggcggcggcttCAATGGCATGCCCAGCTCCACATTGGGCATCCtgggcggcggcggcggtggtcTCGCCCCGTATGGCAGCAATTATCAGGGCTATGCGAATTCCCATCATCAGAATGCcaatatgtataataaaccgCCGCCACAGtatcaaaatcagaatcaacaGAATCCCTACAATCGCCAGACCCAGGCGCATCCCTCGGCAGCGGCGTCGCTAATCTCGTCGAGCTATACCCTTGGGTTGTTGGTACTGCagctgctcctcctcctcctccgcaCGTAA
- the LOC6641320 gene encoding glycine-rich cell wall structural protein 1.0 isoform X1, with translation MGVASMSRRMLTLPLAVALIVVVLSNQVDAYSKYGRGCGDIGCLPTEECVISSDSCSYNQRDGKDCGSFPTCKRKTGSSSASSNHASPSVNPSEVTSGSTHNSYAPNSPSAPLPDADAGGAGYGGGGGSGGAGGNGGGGYGGGFSAGGHSLYPSLPNSNPNGANGGGAAYNPYGGYQPPQPQPGGYNPGGYNPNGGYNPYMGNGGAGGYQPPVPGYTPPAPGYDNGGGGQKPKDKEGGGFFSNFFSNPAVSQAVSGIIAGQIAKQLQGGGNGGGGGAANGGANGGYQPSGGYGNGGGGGGSSSSGGTSNLLGGLLGSVLSGGGNNGGGSSGGGAGSFIGSLLSGGGGGGGSNRGGGGLGDLLNSKNFGGLFSENPSSSGSSSSSGGRASYPTQAPYYG, from the exons atgggcgtggcctCAATGAGTAGAAGGATGTTGACATTGCCCTTGGCTGTGGCATTGATTGTTGTTGTCCTAAGCAATCAAGTGGATGCCTATTCGa AATATGGACGTGGTTGCGGTGACATTGGCTGTCTGCCCACCGAGGAGTGCGTCATCAGTAGCGATTCGTGCAGTTACAACCAACGCGATGGCAAGGATTGTGGCAGCTTTCCAACCTGTAAACGCAAAACGGGCTCCTCCTCAGCCAGCTCTAACCATGCTTCACCGTCGGTTAATCCGTCag AAGTAACCAGCGGCAGTACCCACAACTCATACGCTCCAAACTCACCAAGCGCTCCGCTACCCGATGCGGATGCGGGTGGTGCCGGCTACGGTGGCGGCGGTGGCAGTGGCGGCGCTGGCGGTAACGGTGGCGGTGGATATGGTGGTGGCTTCTCGGCTGGCGGTCATAGTCTCTATCCCAGTCTACCCAATTCAAATCCGAATGGTGCTAATGGTGGCGGTGCAGCATATAATCCATATGGCGGCTATCAGCCACCACAACCACAGCCGGGCGGCTACAATCCCGGTGGCTACAATCCAAACGGTGGCTACAATCCCTATATGGGCAACGGCGGTGCTGGCGGCTATCAACCACCAGTTCCTGGCTATACCCCTCCAGCACCTGGCTACGACAATGGCGGCGGTGGACAAAAGCCAAAGGACAAAGAGGGTGGCGGTTTCTTTTCGAATTTCTTCTCCAATCCAGCTGTGAGTCAAGCTGTCTCCGGTATCATTGCAGGCCAGATAGCTAAACAGTTGCAGGGCGGCGGCAacggtggtggcggcggcgcTGCTAATGGTGGTGCAAATGGTGGCTATCAGCCAAGTGGTGGTTACGGCaatggcggcggcggtggcggctCATCCTCTTCTGGTGGCACCAGCAATTTGCTGGGCGGTCTTCTTGGCTCTGTTCTATCTGGCGGTGGCAATAACGGAGGTGGCTCTAGCGGTGGTGGTGCCGGCAGTTTCATCGGCAGCCTTCTcagtggcggcggcggcggtggcggttCCAATCGCGGCGGTGGTGGCCTCGGCGATCTACTCAACTCGAAGAATTTCGGAGGCCTCTTCAGCGAGAATCCATCGTCATCTGGTTCATCGTCCTCGTCGGGTGGAAGAGCAAGTTACCCCACTCAAGCTCCTTACTATGGCTAA
- the LOC6641320 gene encoding keratin, type II cytoskeletal 1 isoform X2 — protein MGVASMSRRMLTLPLAVALIVVVLSNQVDAYSKYGRGCGDIGCLPTEECVISSDSCSYNQRDGKDCGSFPTCKRKTGSSSASSNHASPSVNPSVTSGSTHNSYAPNSPSAPLPDADAGGAGYGGGGGSGGAGGNGGGGYGGGFSAGGHSLYPSLPNSNPNGANGGGAAYNPYGGYQPPQPQPGGYNPGGYNPNGGYNPYMGNGGAGGYQPPVPGYTPPAPGYDNGGGGQKPKDKEGGGFFSNFFSNPAVSQAVSGIIAGQIAKQLQGGGNGGGGGAANGGANGGYQPSGGYGNGGGGGGSSSSGGTSNLLGGLLGSVLSGGGNNGGGSSGGGAGSFIGSLLSGGGGGGGSNRGGGGLGDLLNSKNFGGLFSENPSSSGSSSSSGGRASYPTQAPYYG, from the exons atgggcgtggcctCAATGAGTAGAAGGATGTTGACATTGCCCTTGGCTGTGGCATTGATTGTTGTTGTCCTAAGCAATCAAGTGGATGCCTATTCGa AATATGGACGTGGTTGCGGTGACATTGGCTGTCTGCCCACCGAGGAGTGCGTCATCAGTAGCGATTCGTGCAGTTACAACCAACGCGATGGCAAGGATTGTGGCAGCTTTCCAACCTGTAAACGCAAAACGGGCTCCTCCTCAGCCAGCTCTAACCATGCTTCACCGTCGGTTAATCCGTCag TAACCAGCGGCAGTACCCACAACTCATACGCTCCAAACTCACCAAGCGCTCCGCTACCCGATGCGGATGCGGGTGGTGCCGGCTACGGTGGCGGCGGTGGCAGTGGCGGCGCTGGCGGTAACGGTGGCGGTGGATATGGTGGTGGCTTCTCGGCTGGCGGTCATAGTCTCTATCCCAGTCTACCCAATTCAAATCCGAATGGTGCTAATGGTGGCGGTGCAGCATATAATCCATATGGCGGCTATCAGCCACCACAACCACAGCCGGGCGGCTACAATCCCGGTGGCTACAATCCAAACGGTGGCTACAATCCCTATATGGGCAACGGCGGTGCTGGCGGCTATCAACCACCAGTTCCTGGCTATACCCCTCCAGCACCTGGCTACGACAATGGCGGCGGTGGACAAAAGCCAAAGGACAAAGAGGGTGGCGGTTTCTTTTCGAATTTCTTCTCCAATCCAGCTGTGAGTCAAGCTGTCTCCGGTATCATTGCAGGCCAGATAGCTAAACAGTTGCAGGGCGGCGGCAacggtggtggcggcggcgcTGCTAATGGTGGTGCAAATGGTGGCTATCAGCCAAGTGGTGGTTACGGCaatggcggcggcggtggcggctCATCCTCTTCTGGTGGCACCAGCAATTTGCTGGGCGGTCTTCTTGGCTCTGTTCTATCTGGCGGTGGCAATAACGGAGGTGGCTCTAGCGGTGGTGGTGCCGGCAGTTTCATCGGCAGCCTTCTcagtggcggcggcggcggtggcggttCCAATCGCGGCGGTGGTGGCCTCGGCGATCTACTCAACTCGAAGAATTTCGGAGGCCTCTTCAGCGAGAATCCATCGTCATCTGGTTCATCGTCCTCGTCGGGTGGAAGAGCAAGTTACCCCACTCAAGCTCCTTACTATGGCTAA